One genomic region from Tautonia marina encodes:
- a CDS encoding class I SAM-dependent DNA methyltransferase translates to MTKRHRIQFPREKQDLAQNEAFFYLLTGDSKRKIRFHDYDEIYKIPGLYEQLFYDRLKCISHKKVCEILKSAVDQSKDNLSELRVLDLGAGNGIVGETLKTMGVSRVVGIDIIPDAAQATERDRPGVYDEYYVADLTDLSEEQSEEIRTWSLDCLTTVAALGFGDIPPRAFISAVNLLQNEAWVAFNIKESFLDENDMSGFSQMIRQLIFSKYLDLYHLERYRHRLSITGEPLYYFAVAGRKNADIPIDFMKRDR, encoded by the coding sequence ATGACGAAACGCCATCGAATTCAGTTTCCTCGTGAGAAACAAGATCTTGCGCAGAATGAAGCGTTCTTTTACTTGCTGACAGGTGATTCGAAACGCAAGATCCGCTTCCACGATTACGATGAAATCTACAAGATCCCCGGCCTTTATGAACAACTGTTCTACGACCGCTTGAAATGCATTTCTCACAAAAAGGTTTGTGAGATTCTCAAGTCGGCCGTCGACCAGTCCAAGGACAACCTCTCCGAGCTTCGAGTCCTGGATCTCGGCGCCGGCAACGGCATCGTTGGCGAAACCCTCAAGACGATGGGAGTCTCGCGGGTCGTCGGAATCGACATCATCCCCGATGCCGCGCAGGCGACCGAACGGGATCGGCCGGGCGTCTACGACGAATATTACGTCGCGGATTTGACGGATCTCTCCGAGGAACAGTCTGAGGAGATCCGAACATGGTCGCTCGACTGCTTGACGACCGTCGCGGCCCTCGGGTTTGGTGACATTCCTCCCCGGGCGTTTATCTCTGCGGTCAACCTGTTACAAAACGAAGCGTGGGTCGCATTCAACATCAAGGAATCGTTCCTCGATGAGAATGACATGAGTGGGTTCTCCCAGATGATCAGGCAACTGATCTTCTCAAAGTACCTCGACCTCTATCATCTGGAACGCTATCGTCACCGCCTCTCCATCACCGGCGAACCCCTGTATTACTTCGCGGTCGCGGGCCGAAAGAATGCAGACATCCCGATTGACTTTATGAAGCGGGATCGCTGA
- a CDS encoding 3-keto-disaccharide hydrolase: MFQLTIGLAGLLALAPVIPSDEHSEGVSQAIIDGTGPGWRALGEDDFVNVNTDDDTWSFEGNLIRCTGQPVGVTRTKEPLTNFELVVRWRHMKPAGNSGVFVWAPAEALEGIARGTLPRGGIEVQVLDPAFATQYEERTGRKGDWFTTHGDVFPVGTSTLTPYAPTSPDGSRGFPREERTLGTGEWNHYYIRAINGEVRLWVNGQEVSGGMNAQPATGYLCLESEGSPIEFEGLRIRELP; encoded by the coding sequence ATGTTTCAACTGACGATTGGTCTGGCCGGCCTGCTCGCCCTTGCTCCGGTGATTCCCAGCGATGAGCACTCCGAGGGAGTCTCGCAGGCGATCATCGACGGCACCGGACCGGGCTGGCGAGCTCTGGGTGAAGACGACTTCGTCAACGTCAATACCGACGACGACACCTGGTCGTTTGAAGGAAACCTGATCCGATGCACCGGGCAACCGGTGGGCGTGACGCGAACCAAGGAACCGCTGACGAATTTCGAGCTGGTCGTGCGATGGCGTCACATGAAGCCGGCGGGGAACTCGGGGGTGTTCGTCTGGGCTCCGGCCGAGGCGCTCGAGGGGATTGCTCGAGGGACCTTGCCCCGAGGAGGGATTGAGGTGCAGGTCCTCGACCCCGCCTTTGCCACGCAGTACGAGGAACGCACCGGCCGCAAAGGGGATTGGTTCACCACGCACGGCGACGTCTTCCCGGTCGGCACCTCGACCTTGACGCCGTACGCGCCGACCTCTCCCGATGGCTCGCGAGGCTTCCCGCGCGAGGAGCGAACCCTCGGCACCGGCGAGTGGAACCACTATTATATCCGAGCCATCAACGGAGAGGTTCGGCTCTGGGTCAACGGGCAGGAAGTCTCTGGAGGAATGAACGCTCAGCCGGCAACCGGCTACCTCTGCCTCGAATCCGAGGGGTCGCCGATCGAGTTCGAAGGGCTCCGCATCCGGGAATTGCCGTGA
- a CDS encoding quercetin 2,3-dioxygenase produces the protein MRTGMTVAGDGPSIWVVGDRYTIKASGDDTGGAFSMIEAWVSPQSGPPPHLHHREDEAFYILEGSLEFHADGQTFRPDPGAWISLARGSLHWFRNVGETPARMLIMTTPAGLEQFFLEVGRPAADGDEPTPPSQQEIDRLIEAAPRYGLEIRLPAH, from the coding sequence ATGCGAACCGGCATGACCGTAGCGGGGGACGGCCCGTCCATCTGGGTCGTGGGAGATCGGTATACGATCAAGGCCTCGGGAGACGATACGGGAGGGGCCTTTTCGATGATCGAAGCCTGGGTTTCTCCGCAATCCGGTCCCCCTCCTCACCTTCATCATCGTGAAGACGAGGCGTTCTACATCCTCGAAGGGAGCCTCGAATTTCACGCGGATGGTCAGACCTTCCGGCCCGATCCGGGCGCATGGATCAGCCTGGCCAGGGGAAGTCTCCACTGGTTTCGCAACGTTGGGGAAACTCCCGCCCGGATGCTGATCATGACCACGCCGGCCGGCCTCGAACAGTTCTTTCTGGAGGTTGGCCGGCCTGCGGCGGACGGAGACGAGCCGACACCTCCCTCACAGCAAGAGATCGATCGTTTGATCGAAGCCGCTCCCCGCTACGGCCTCGAAATTCGTCTGCCCGCCCATTGA